Genomic segment of Bacteroidota bacterium:
GTGAAAATTTTTTCGGTGGAACAAACAGAACAAAGTATTTCGCCGGAGAAGATCAGTTTAACGAACGGCGAAAGGATCGCGCTTATTTTCGGCAACGAGGTAGAAGGGGTGAGCGAAGAAGCGATCGGCCTGAGCGACGGTGTGATCGAGATCCCGCAAGCGGGAATGAAACATTCTCTGAACATTGCGGTAAGCGCAGGAATTGTATGCTGGGAAATTTTCAAAAAAAATTTGAAAAAATAATTCCGGGAAGAAAGAGTGATCTCACTTCCCCTCCTTTTTCGGCGTTTTTTTTGAAACTACTTTTCCGGGAACGGGCCGTTTCAGCGAATCTGATGCTGAGGTTGCGGAATCGGTTGTCGTTTTTTCTTTCCGTTTCAGCGCATAATAATCCCTGTACATTTTCTGCAGCGATCCGTTAACCATACTCGTATAACCCACATCGTATGAAAATATTTTTTCAGTCGTATGGTATTTTACTTTTGCGATGGGTTTGCTCAGTATTGAAACATCAAGCCCTTGTATACTTTCGAAAATATCGACATTGAAAGCGAATGTGTAATTTTTCTTTTCATCCACCGGCACGTGCGTATCCACTTCAATCATTTTCTCGACATATCCTTTTTTCGTGATGTGAACGACAAACTTTCTCGAAAACGGGAGGCGAAAAGAAAGCCTGCCCTGCTTATCCGTAAGTCCGTACAACACTTTTTTTCCTGATTCATTTGTAACCGTCACCTCTGCACTGTCCAGGTTTTTTTTATCCTCATCCTTTTCCTGTCCCCGCGATTCCAGAACTCTGCCGTTCAATTCAAGGTAGAACTGATCATCCCCGACTAGAGAATCGCGTTCGTCCTGAGCTTTCAATTCAGAAAACGAAAAAAAATAAATGAAAATAAATGGTATGAAAAAAGTGAAGCCGGGGATAAGAAGAAGGTTCTTTTTCATCCCCTCAATTTACGAAACCTTCCGTTTACTTTACTTTTAAAGCACGTCTCGGTAGTGGGTCAGTTTGAAAATTCTTAGCGCCTTAGCGTCTTTGCGGTTTAATAAAAGAATGGTTTAGGAACCGCGAAGGCGCCAAGGCGCGAAGTTGAATCGGAAAAGAGCAAACTGAGCCACTACCCACGTCTCTATTCTTCTCACTTCGGCTTATTATTCTTACCGTATGGAACAGATTTTTTTGTTCCTGCAGAACGCGATGCAGTAGGTTTGGAAGAAGGAACAGAATCATTGAGCACGATCTCTCTTCTTTTCAGCACATAATATTCGCGGTACATTTTCTGAAGGCCGGCATTTACTTTTGAAGTGTACGCAATGTCGTATGAAAATTCATGGCTGATGGAATTGAATGAAATTTTTGCGACGGGCTGATCGAGAACAGAAACATCCAGCCCATCTACTTTCTCGAAAATATCAACATCGAAAGCGAACGAATAATTCTGAATGAAGGCCTTCCCTACTTTTGTATCCACGCTGATGATCTTGCAGATGAAACCCGGTTTGGTGATACTGACGGTGAATTTTCTATTGAGCGGTAATCTCAGATCAACTTTTCCTTTTACATCAGAGAGTTGGGAAAGAACAATAAGGCCGCTTTCGTTCTTCA
This window contains:
- a CDS encoding carboxypeptidase regulatory-like domain-containing protein; the encoded protein is MKKNLLLIPGFTFFIPFIFIYFFSFSELKAQDERDSLVGDDQFYLELNGRVLESRGQEKDEDKKNLDSAEVTVTNESGKKVLYGLTDKQGRLSFRLPFSRKFVVHITKKGYVEKMIEVDTHVPVDEKKNYTFAFNVDIFESIQGLDVSILSKPIAKVKYHTTEKIFSYDVGYTSMVNGSLQKMYRDYYALKRKEKTTTDSATSASDSLKRPVPGKVVSKKTPKKEGK